One Nostoc sp. CENA543 genomic window, AGCATCAATTACTCGCTCTGTAATCTCTGTATTGACTTCCTCAATATTAGCTAAGGCTTGATTAATATTTTGTGTTTCTAATGGGAGTTCTTCCTGTTCATCTGCTGCTTCTAATTTGCTTTCCCCTCCCCATATTGACTCTAATAGATTAGAGTCTAAATTGGTAGTTATTTTTGATATTTGCTTAACAATTAGTAATTCCTGTAGCTTATAACTATCAGACCAATTTTTTTCTTGGGAATTTACAGGAGGATGTTTTTTATATTCTGCGGCTAATATACTAATTTTATTTTGTAGAGCTTTAATAAATGCCAGCCGATTCTCAGATTTTTGCTGAAAATATTGAAATTTAGCCACAGCCATAAGAATAATTAAAATGATGCCTTGACGATATAGACAAAGGCTATCACTATCATGATCCTCACGAATGAAATCTAAGAATTTATTTAACCAGCTTTCTACATAATTGAGATATGTTTCATCTTCGTGATTGGAAATTAACATATCCAGATACATTTCTGAAACTAGTATTTCTCTGGCATGATTAAACCAGCCAAATATATAATGCAAAACCTTTAAATAAAATTTAGCAGTTGCAGGTTGGACACAATTATTTGGTTGATTATTACCTGTAACTAAAAATTTGTAAAATTCCTGATCTAAACTCAAAAATTGGAGATTGAGAGTTTCTGTAGCTGGTGATGTCAGCTTAATTAAATCATGGGAAGGCTGACCACCGCGAGTGCGATCGCCTGCTAATACATCTTTGTGTGCTTGCTGTAAATCAGCTAACGCAATTTTCGCAATTTGATGTGCTTTTTGAGGATTAGCTTGTAATGCTTGCAAAATCCCTTGAGCAATTTCTCCAAAACCTGGTAAGTTTAAAGATTCCCCTAAACCCAGAAAAACTTCAGCTTCACTATTTAAAAAATCTATTAACTCTAGATTTTCTGAAATATTTTTAATGGCATTACTAATTTTTTCTAAACGTTGTTTTACCCCACTTTCAAATATAGATTTGACAATATCAAATCCTAATTCCTGCGAGGTAGGGATATGAGTATTTTCTCCAAATTTATCTCCTAATTTACTCTGAATTTGAGTAAATATATCAGTAGCTCTTTGTAAAAGTTCCTGGTCATTGATGACATGACCGTTGATTTCTGAACTCAATGCTAAATTTAAACATTCATAAGCTTGATATAAAAGTGTATTCAACTCAAAATCTATGATAATATCTGGATTATATAAAGATTTAAAGACATCTTCTAAATAATGAGCAATCTTATTAATTAATTCTAAGCCAACAGTAGCTGCTCCCCCTTTAATTGTGTGAGTAGCTCGCATTAAGCTATGCACTTTAGTCGTACTGTGACTTTCTGATAAATTCAACAGTTCCTGTTCAATAGTTTGTAATAAATCAGGGGCTTCTGCAAGGAAATAAATATACCCCTGTTCACGAATTTCGGCATCTGTAATCATAACTTTAAGGGTGTAAGGTTTTAGGGTGTAAGGGGTTTAAAAGTTGAAGTTAAGCATTAAGAGGAGTTATAAATCTCCTCTTAGCTGTCTATGCTTCTTGCCTCTTGAACTTTCAATTTTAGAATTGTGACTTTAAAGTTGTATTTCTCTTGCCAAATCTAAAATCGCAAATCCCAAATCATTTAGCCTCCTGCTGCGTTTAACTAACTTTGAACTTACTAGCAGTTGTTAATAAATCTTGTGCCATGTTAGATAAATCTTGGAAAACAGCTGCTATTTCTTGGGATTCACCAAAAGTTTGATTAGCAATTTCTGCAACATCTTTCATGGAATTAGTTACAGATACTGACTGCCCCATTTGCTTTTGAGTCGCATCGGTAATTTGGTTAATGAGTTGACTAATTTCCGCAGTGGCAGCCACGATCGCATTTAAGTTTTGTCGAGTTTCATTGACGAAGTTTGTACCTTCGACTACCTGCTGGATACCAGTTTCCATTGCTACTGCAACTTCTCCAGTTTCCTCTTGAATCTCTTGAACTAACTTTTCAATTTCAATGGTGGCGGCGGCAGATTGGCGAGATAAAGAACGCACTTCATCCGCCACCACTGCAAAGCCTTTACCATACTCTCCAGCGCGTGTAGCTTCAATGGCGGCGTTCAAAGCTAGTACGTTGGTTTGAGTAGCAAAGTTACTAATCAAATTCACCACCTTGGAAATTTTCTGTGAAGACTCACCCAGACGTTTAATCTTTTTGCTAGTTTTAGCTACGGTTTCACGAATCGCTTGAATTGCTTGCACAGTCTGATTCATCGCCGCATCGCCAGCCTCAACAGTTTGGTTGGCTTGTGTGACTGCTACTTGCACCAATTCCGCACTACCCACCACAGCTTGGGTAGCATTCAGCATCTGTTGAATTTCACTTAACGCTAGATTGATTTCGTCAGACTGTTGTTGAGCTAAATGATTCAATCCTGCCAGAGAAGCATTACTGGTACTAGAAGTTTGGGCAACTTTTTGGGCAGATGTTTGTACTTGCAATACGATTTGTCGTAGTGCTTGCAGAGTATTGTTATAAGCATCAGCAATTGTTCCCAATTCATCTTCTGTAATTGGCGCACGTACTGTTAAATCGCCGTTGAGGGCTGGTCTAACGGCCGTTAGCAGTTGAATGGAACGTTGTTGCAGCAATTCTTTAGCCGCTTTATCTCGTGCTGCGGCTTCTGCTAGTTGAGCTGATTGAGTCTGGAGTTTTTGCAAATATTCGGTTTGTTGTAAAGCCAATCCTAATTGGTCGCCAATTCTCGCTAACAACCCCACTTCCGATTCTTCCCATTCGCGGGTACCGGAATTTTGATAGGCGGCAAATAATCCCCACAATTTTTCCCCAAAGAAAATTGGGACTATCACATAAGCTCTAGCTTCAAACTGCTCTAAAATCTCTAGGTGGCAGTTAGCATGGCCTGTTTGATAGATATCATTTACCACGAAGCTTTCACCCTTGACATAGCGACCCCCTTGAGTTTCTTGGAGGAAGGTATCTTCCCAAACGGTTTTGATATCAGGGCCGACTAATTTCACCCAATTATGACCAACAGACTCAGCCACAAATAACCCACTCCAATCAGGATTAAAGCGAAAGACAACTACGCGATCGCATTTCAATAGTTGTCGTACATCTTGGGTACTAATCTTGAAAATTTCTTCTAACTCTAAAGCTTGCCGGATACGGTTGACTATTTTAGTAAACGCTTTTTCCTGTTCTGCTATCTGAGTTAGTTTCTCAGTTTTAATTTGCGCTTCTTGTAGATAATCTAACTGCGATTTAGCCAGGCTAAATTGTGAGGCAATTTGATTTAAGAAACTAGCTTCCCACTCATGCCATTCGCGAGGCCCGGAATTTTGATAAACTGCCAGTAAACCCCATAATTGGTCACTGAAGAAAATGGGGACTATGATGTAAGCTTTGGCATCAAAAGCTTCTAATATATCTATATGACAAGGCTTAAAACCTGCTTTATAGATATCATTGACGATGGAATGCTCACCTTTGATAAACTTCCCACCCTGTTGATCCTGGAGGAAAGTATCGTTAAGAACAGTTTTCACCTCAGATGTGACTAACTTTGTCCAACCTTGACTAACCGATTCAGCGACAAAATTGCCACCCCAATCGGCATCGAACTGATAAACAGCCGCGCGATCGCACTTGAGAAATTGGCGGATTTCTTGAGTCGTAGTTCTAAAAATATTGTCTACATCTTGGGCTTGGCGGATACGGTTCACTATTTTAGTGAAGGATTTTTCTTTGTCAGCAACTTGAGCCAGTTGTTGCGATTTAATGCGTAATTCTTCTAAATAGTCTAACTGGGCTTTAGCTATACTAAATTGCGAGGCAATTTGATTTAAAAAGTTGACTTCCCACTCTTGCCATTCACGAGGTTTAGAGTTTTGATAAAGTGCTAGCAAACCCCATAGTTTTTCTTTAAATACGATGGGAACTATGATGTAAGCTTTAGCTTCTAAGGCGTTCAATAATTCTAGATGACAAGGATTAAAGCCTGCCTTGTGGACATCATTCACGACACAATTTTTGCCTTTAAAATAATCGCATGATTCGGTATCTGAGAGAAAAGTATCGCTGATCTCAGTGCCAATAAATGCTGTCCAACCTTTACCAACTGACTCAGCCACAAATTTCCCACCCACTTCTGGGAGGAACTGATAAACACCCATGCGATCGCATTTGAGAAATTGACGAACTTCTTGGGTTGTAGTTCTAAAAATACTTTCTTCAGTTTCGGCTTGGCGAATGCGGTTAACTATCTTGGTAAAAGCTTTTTCTTTTTCCGCAATTTGAACTAGCTGTTCAGATTGCATCTGCATTTGTTCTAAGTATTCTGCATAAGCAATAGAAACACCTAATTGCACACCAATTTGGCTCAAGAAGTTAACTTCCCAATCTTGCCAGTTACGCGACCCTGTATTTTGATAAGCTGCTAATAAACCCCATAATTTTTCACCTGTAAATACAGGAACAATCACATAGGCTTTGATTTCAAATTGTTCTAGAACATCTAAATGGCAGGGAGAATGAGTTGATTGGTAGACATCGTGAATGACAGAGTTTTCGTTATGGCGATAACGTCCACCTTGGGTTTCTTGGAGATAAGTATCTTCCCAAATAGTTCTGATATTTGGCCCTACTAGTTTTACCCAACCATTACCCACCGATTCAGCTATATATTCTCCACTCCAATCTGGATGGAAGCGATAGAGACTGACACGATCACATTTCAATAATTGTCGGACTTCCAGAGTGGCAATTTGAGAAATTTTATCAATATCTGATAACCGCAAAATTTTATCGATGACTTTGCTTAATGACCTTCTAGAATGTTCCTGGAGTTGGGATTCTTTCTGAATTTCAAATGCTTGTACTCTATAGGTTAATTCTGTGGTAACTTGAAATAACAGTGTGGCTTCTACTTCTTGCCACTGTCTAGCATGAGTACAACTATTAACAGCTAATATGCCCCAGACCTTACCTTCAACAATTATGGGTACACTTAAGCTAGTTTGAATTTGAAATTTATCTAATAGTTGTTTTTGATAGTGAGTGAGTTGTACTTGACTACTCTCATCAATTGTTACTGGTTCTACATATTCGTTGTTACTATGCAAACCAAACATAATCCCTGGAAGAATTTCACCTAAAGTTGGTGTCCAGCCCAAAGTTCTAGATTCTGCTAAAACTGTGCCAGAATCCGCAGAATTAAATTGATAAATAAAGACGCGATCGCAATTCAGTTTTTCTCTGACTTTTTCCACTGTCTCCCTTAAGACGGCATCTAAGTCAGTGGCTTGACGCATATCAACTATGATTTCTTGTAACTGCCGTCGCCAGTCTCTAAATGCTTGTGCGATCGCTTCTGATGTTTCTTGATTATAATCACCAATTAAATCAACTTCTTTAACTTTTTCTACTGCTTCTACTTTAGAAATTGAATTGCCATGATCATGATTTTTTTGATATGTAATTGCCATTGGATCACCCTTGATTTAATTATGTCCCAAATAAATTAGTTAGTTTTGCTTGCAATGTTCACCGAGATTTTTGTTAATTATGATGAGCATATACTGGAGAATGAATAATAGCCTCAGCGTCTAAGTTAAAAATCATCTTTTCATCATCATTGATAAAGTACCCCTGTAAAAAAGGGACTATTGATGGAGAAAATAATTCTGCCGATGATTCCTTCATCTGATGAATATTTAAAGACTCAATATCCATCAGTTGCCTAACTAATAAACCTAAATATTTCCCATTCTCTTCCAATACAATTACCATCATTTTTAGCAGCACATTTGCTGTCTGTAACAATGGTGGATAACCAAGCATCTCATCTAAATCTACTAACCACAGCATTTCATCGCGCCAGTTATAAACACCCAAAATATAACTAGGCATCTGAGGCACAGCACATATATCACTTAAAGATACTTGCAAAACCTCTGTAATATGATCTAAAGAAATGACTGCTGTATCTCGAATTCCTAAATTAAAACTTAAAAATTTACCCTGATTTTCCAAATTAATCATCCTTATTAATGCCAAAAATACTTACTATTTAACGAGTTTCTTCAATGTTGATACTAACTCTTCTTGGTTAATTGGTTTAGAAAGATAAGCTTCTGCACCTAGCATATTTCCCCAAATCCTATCTACATCACTATTTTTAGTAGAGCAAAAAACTACTGGTATCTTACTAGTATCTGGGTTATTTTTTAATTCTCGGCAAATTTCAAAGCCACTTTTACCAGGTAAAATCACATCAAGAAAAATTAAATCTGGCTTATTACTGTCTATTTTGCTTTGAGCTTCTTCACTGCTTGTCGCACTAATTACAGAACAACCTGCCTGTTGTAAATAACGACTCAGAACTTCCATATCAGTTAAGCCATCTTCAATCACTAAAACAGTAGTCATATTAATTCCTTATGTTAAATTTTCACCTAGTAATTTGTAGATTTACGCTATTGAAGGCATTTAAAAATAGCCTTTCCATTTTGTTATTATTTTGGTTTGTTAATGCTAAATCTGGCTCAGAATAAATACCTATGTTTACTTAGTTTATTGAAAAAAATGTTGTATCCCTGATGCTATATTTAGCAGTAATTCAGATAAG contains:
- a CDS encoding GAF domain-containing protein; the encoded protein is MAITYQKNHDHGNSISKVEAVEKVKEVDLIGDYNQETSEAIAQAFRDWRRQLQEIIVDMRQATDLDAVLRETVEKVREKLNCDRVFIYQFNSADSGTVLAESRTLGWTPTLGEILPGIMFGLHSNNEYVEPVTIDESSQVQLTHYQKQLLDKFQIQTSLSVPIIVEGKVWGILAVNSCTHARQWQEVEATLLFQVTTELTYRVQAFEIQKESQLQEHSRRSLSKVIDKILRLSDIDKISQIATLEVRQLLKCDRVSLYRFHPDWSGEYIAESVGNGWVKLVGPNIRTIWEDTYLQETQGGRYRHNENSVIHDVYQSTHSPCHLDVLEQFEIKAYVIVPVFTGEKLWGLLAAYQNTGSRNWQDWEVNFLSQIGVQLGVSIAYAEYLEQMQMQSEQLVQIAEKEKAFTKIVNRIRQAETEESIFRTTTQEVRQFLKCDRMGVYQFLPEVGGKFVAESVGKGWTAFIGTEISDTFLSDTESCDYFKGKNCVVNDVHKAGFNPCHLELLNALEAKAYIIVPIVFKEKLWGLLALYQNSKPREWQEWEVNFLNQIASQFSIAKAQLDYLEELRIKSQQLAQVADKEKSFTKIVNRIRQAQDVDNIFRTTTQEIRQFLKCDRAAVYQFDADWGGNFVAESVSQGWTKLVTSEVKTVLNDTFLQDQQGGKFIKGEHSIVNDIYKAGFKPCHIDILEAFDAKAYIIVPIFFSDQLWGLLAVYQNSGPREWHEWEASFLNQIASQFSLAKSQLDYLQEAQIKTEKLTQIAEQEKAFTKIVNRIRQALELEEIFKISTQDVRQLLKCDRVVVFRFNPDWSGLFVAESVGHNWVKLVGPDIKTVWEDTFLQETQGGRYVKGESFVVNDIYQTGHANCHLEILEQFEARAYVIVPIFFGEKLWGLFAAYQNSGTREWEESEVGLLARIGDQLGLALQQTEYLQKLQTQSAQLAEAAARDKAAKELLQQRSIQLLTAVRPALNGDLTVRAPITEDELGTIADAYNNTLQALRQIVLQVQTSAQKVAQTSSTSNASLAGLNHLAQQQSDEINLALSEIQQMLNATQAVVGSAELVQVAVTQANQTVEAGDAAMNQTVQAIQAIRETVAKTSKKIKRLGESSQKISKVVNLISNFATQTNVLALNAAIEATRAGEYGKGFAVVADEVRSLSRQSAAATIEIEKLVQEIQEETGEVAVAMETGIQQVVEGTNFVNETRQNLNAIVAATAEISQLINQITDATQKQMGQSVSVTNSMKDVAEIANQTFGESQEIAAVFQDLSNMAQDLLTTASKFKVS
- a CDS encoding response regulator transcription factor, translated to MTTVLVIEDGLTDMEVLSRYLQQAGCSVISATSSEEAQSKIDSNKPDLIFLDVILPGKSGFEICRELKNNPDTSKIPVVFCSTKNSDVDRIWGNMLGAEAYLSKPINQEELVSTLKKLVK
- a CDS encoding chemotaxis protein CheW — protein: MINLENQGKFLSFNLGIRDTAVISLDHITEVLQVSLSDICAVPQMPSYILGVYNWRDEMLWLVDLDEMLGYPPLLQTANVLLKMMVIVLEENGKYLGLLVRQLMDIESLNIHQMKESSAELFSPSIVPFLQGYFINDDEKMIFNLDAEAIIHSPVYAHHN